CAAAAACAAAATTTCTAACTTGTGCTGATGTGATGGtagattaatttttttatgaaaagGGTTGTATCTATGGAATTTCGACTTTCTTCTAGCATTTTAGTCGGAAATCGTCCGAACAAGTAGGTTTGATTTTATCGTATTATTAAAGTTTAATATACGGAGCATTTCGTACCAATTTTGTTAAATATGTCTAATATATGTGCAATAATTATTAACACAACTAAAAACAGACAAATGCCATAAAACGTGATAAATACTAAAACATCcctttatttataaaaatatcacCGATGAAAAACGCAAGACGCCGACACAAAGACTTGATTATACTCGAAGaatgagaatcatggtcaaagtTTCTAAAATTTAACCAAGAAGATTGCAACGGGACAATATTTTAGGGACGGAGGAGTAGGACCTAATCAATTGACTAGTATTGGACTATTGGGTCAATCTTTTTGAAACGGGTCGAAAGTTAAACGGGCCAAAAAAAGGGGCGGATACCAATTACCAAAACCCaatttctctcttcctctcgaTGCTCATCTTCTTCAATCTtcacttcatcttcttcttcttcccaaaCCAAGCCTGAAGATTTTCGTGAAATCACACAGTTTCTCCCAGGTCTGTAAACTCTTTTCGGAATCTTATTCTTCTTCGTTGTTTTGCTCGATACTCCAGCTTTCGTTCTGAAATTATGTTGCCGATTAAATTCCCCCATGTTtcatttattgttttttttttgctcaattgaaattaattaattgaaatttgcTAAATGTAATTCAATGTAGCTAATTTTGCTAATATAAAAACGTTTTCATGTTAGGGTTTTGCAATAGCTTTGATATAATGTGCTGAAATTAGCTTAATTTAGCTTCAGATCATTGGTTTTGTATTAATTTTGATGATTATATGATTCTCTTTGTTGCACAGGTCTAACTCTTCTCTCTACACACTTTTTCATTAAATTCCCCCATGTCTCATTTTTCAAATCTATTTTTCTCAATTGGAAGAAAAATCATTGAAATTTGCGGAATGTAAttcaatttagctaattcatGCCAGGGTTTTGCAATAGTTTGATATATAATGGGCTGAAATTAGCTTAATTTACCTATGGATTCATGGGTTTTGTATTAATTTTGATGATTATATGATTCTCTTTGTTAAACAGGTCTAACTCTTCTCTTTAAACAATTGCCGAATTGATTTTGCTGTGTGTACCATTAGAACAAACAGGCAATCCTTAATTTCCCTCTCAGATCCTATGGATTTGTTTGATTCTTGTCTCGAAAACGAACAAATTGAACCATCAAAACTCGAAATCCTGGACAATAATGAAGATATATTCGGTTCTTCTGTAAATTTGGAAGAATCCCACATCAAAGAAGGCTACGAAGATGGGTATAAAGATGGTCTTAAGTTGGGTAAGCAAGAGGGCTATGAAGTGGGTTTAAAACATGGGTTTCAGAATGGTGAAGAGCTCGGCTTTTACCGTGGTCTTGTTGATGTTTGGACCTCTGTGATTCGTGTTGAACCCGGGTTCTTCTCTGCTAGGGTTCAGAAGAGTATTCATCAGATTCAGGAGTTGCTTGACAAGTACCCGTTAATGGATCATGAAGATGAGAGCAAGGATGACATTCTAAATGAGCTTAGGTTGAAGTTTAAGGCTACTTGTGCGTCTTTAGGTGTTAAATTGGAATATAAGGGATACCCTAAAATGTCTGATGCTCATGATTATTGAGTATTCAGGAAGTATCGATTGCCTTACAGTTGCCCTCGTATTGTTAAGGCTAATACTGTGATCTTGGGAAATCTGAAGTATACTTTTGCATTGAAAATGTAGAATGGTGCTCATCTTAGAAGAACACCAGTTTCTAGAATGACACTTACTTAGAACAGATGGAATGGTATACTATGTATGCTACTGAAAAAAGTGTACGAATTTTAAGTCAATGAATCTATACATGAGAATTTTTGAGTGTGGAAAATTTCTTTCATTAAGTTTGCATTTGGTACGGAGTATTATGGATTGGGAAATTCAATGCGTGTTAAGTTAGTCCTTTTGTTTTTGCTGGGGTGAGTCCCTATGAGTGTTGCAATTATAGGTACATATGTGATTCCCGAGTATCACtgttttatttgtttgaattgttCTTCCCATGGATTTGAGATTTAACCTTTGATTGGTCAATTAAATGAGAGGGCTATTGATAAGAGTAGGGAAATCAGGAACGTTGTTTCTGTGAACCGTAGGACATGAAgccttttgtttcttttataTGCTTAATTGTTCAGCTGTGTGTTGGATTTGTGTTGCTGCAGTAGATATGTCAGTAAAGCAATTTTCGATTATCTCTTGGCTCACAAAGTTTATTTGGTCTTTTACTGCACACATCCACGCATGATGTAGTCTTTTTGCCTTCATTTTGATTGGGATAGCAGAGATGCACTGGAAACCTAGAATCTTATGCTAGAGTTGTACTTTCAGTGTAAGAATTATATGGTTATCTATTATGTCAATTTTCAACATTTCAATAATTTACTATTCTAAGTTACGCAACAGTAAAAGGATTTCTATTCTTTGACTTTTGGATTATGAATTAATGCTGCACTTAACATTGTCGTTGATGTAGACCATGTAGTTATTTGTGTATGCAAAACAGGGGATGCTTGAAATGACATATGATGATAAAGATATTATGTATGTTGAGCTTGTGGTTCTTATTAACGTGTGATCATGACCTTTACATGGCTGTTGCTAAGCTAATTTTTGGCATTTATCTATCCTGTAGATTGGGAAGATTAGTGGAAAAAAAGAATTAAATGCTAAAAATAATGCTTGCTTGTTGCAAGCTCTACATATCAGAAAGTCGCAACACAGCTGCCCTTGATTctatcgaacgagcagccaagATTTTTCATGATACTAAAATTATCAACAAGTTTAAAGATGAAACTTATAACAGAGTTGGCTATACCCTTGTCTCTAAGCTATCTCCAAAGTTGTCTTCAGATGTTTTCCCTCTAAAAGATGCTGCTTTTGCAATGGTCAGTTCTGCTTTGAAGGCAGTTGACTATAATATGCATAGTGGAAGCCATCCTCGTCTTGGAGTTGTTGATCACATCTGTTTTCACCCATTAGCAAGTATTTCTTTGGAGCAAACCGCAAATATTGCAAGGTTCTTGGCGACAGATATTGGCACCAAGCTTGAAGGTTTGTAAACTTTGTTAACATCAGACCTTGAAGCAAAACTAGGAGGATTCACTTCATTAATTTGAGTAGAAAACAAATATTGGCACCAACCTGTTCAAGTACAGGTTGGTGTTGGTTTTTGTTGGCGTCTTAATTCCTGCATGATCCTACGGATGAAGATAAGCAGCTTAATATATTATTATGGTGGGGCTTCACTAGTATTTAGTTGTGTTCTACAATAATGTTGGAGTTTATTCTCATACCTTGGAAGTTGTATGCATAGTCCCAGTTCCTTGATCTTTTTTTGGGTCCAACATTAGAGTACTATCTGTTGCATTTGGACTGGGAAAGTGCTATGGGGAGAAAA
This genomic stretch from Spinacia oleracea cultivar Varoflay chromosome 3, BTI_SOV_V1, whole genome shotgun sequence harbors:
- the LOC110782247 gene encoding uncharacterized protein, which gives rise to MDLFDSCLENEQIEPSKLEILDNNEDIFGSSVNLEESHIKEGYEDGYKDGLKLGKQEGYEVGLKHGFQNGEELGFYRGLVDVWTSVIRVEPGFFSARVQKSIHQIQELLDKYPLMDHEDESKDDILNELRLKFKATCASLGVKLEYKGYPKMSDAHDYGMLEMTYDDKDIMYVELVMLKIMLACCKLYISESRNTAALDSIERAAKIFHDTKIINKFKDETYNRVGYTLVSKLSPKLSSDVFPLKDAAFAMVSSALKAVDYNMHSGSHPRLGVVDHICFHPLASISLEQTANIARFLATDIGTKLEVPSFLYGAAHEKGRTLDSVRRELGYFKPNTQGNIWAGGPDSETLPLHPDEGPSQVDPSKGVVVIGSTRWVDNYNVPIFSTDLSAVRKISKLVSERGGGLPSVQAMALTHGEGVIEVACNLLEPSKVGGDQVQAEVERLAREAGMVAGKGYFTDFSQEQIINAFLESGDTSVDHYSTNL